The genomic region TTAACATCTCAAACACTAAAGACGTTTATCACATCTTGTTGGAGTCTATCCAACTTGCCAAACATGTAATGATTATGATGAATATCAGATATACTGCCTTGAAATACAATATCCTACCAATGATGTTCTTGTGGTGAAAGATTTCCACCTGGTCTTTTTGACTAACAAATCCTATAACCACATAAAGATTTATTATGTGGTTCTTTctggggttaaaaaaaataaactgttactAAGaatataatgttttgttttctctctttttaactCAGTAATTGTGAGAAACCGCAGGCATGGCAGCTCCTGTAAATATCCAGACTCCAAGTAAGACCTGGGAGCTGAGTCTGTATGAACTACACAGGAGCCCTCAGGTAAGTGGTAgcacaaaacaaatatgaaattCATAAAGCTGTTTGTAAGTCTGGATTGATGTGACCATTGCGTCATGTTTAAAGGGTGAAATATGTACAGTTTCGAATTAGACATGGATATGTTGGCGCTGACCTAACAGGGTTAAAACTCCATTGTTCAAAGGGGTGTATTACAGAAGAGATTAATGCCTCAGCTATGTTTTGCTGAACAAAGGCTGCCTGTGTTAAATAAGGCTAAAGGTCTGCCTGTATGACATCAAAGACATCATAGATCAGTCTGTTACGATCACTGACTGAGTTCGTAACTTCCCATGTAGCAATCTCTGAAAGTAAAACCTGTTCACTAATCATTTTTCTTATGTGTGATGAAAAAGCCAATGTAGAGAAGATTTGTCACCTCTAAAGTcagtttgaatatatttaaacacTGATCATAAGTTCAATTGATTACCTGAATATATCAAATTGGCAGAcaatgtttgaatttattgtctATATTTGCTGTGAAGTTTTGTTacttttccttgttttcttttattattttagtttttttgaatTCTCTCAACTCAAACGCTCAACAACTCCAAATATGTAAGATATCTTACAAATAATAAGATATCTTACATATATATGTAAGATATATATGTAAGATATCTTACAAATAGTAAGATATCTTACATATTTGGAGTTAATATTGGGTTTATCCGAACTGGTCGTAAAGATTTTGCCTAGATCATTCTAaccaaatatataaaaaacattatgaaatgTTCCAAATTGGATTCCTTCTGATAGCATCTGAATTTGACTATGTAAATAGGTGGCTTTTACAGGAAATTGATTGAATTTACTCAAACCGGGTCCAAGGAAATCAACTTGTATGAATTGGACTAATTTCCCCCATAAGGTTTTCTGAGATTGGATTTTTCCTTGATTGTTACAATGTAAAGCAACAGAATAAAGCagaattttgtttgtgtgtacaCAGGAGGCCATCGTGGATGGGACTGAAGTGGCGGTGTCTCCTCGCTCGCTGCACAGTGAGCTGATGTGTCCCATCTGCTTGGACATGCTGAAGAACACGATGACCACCAAAGAGTGTCTGCACCGCTTTTGTTCTGACTGTATTGTCACTGCACTGCGATCTGGGTGAGAACAACTGCCATTAGGCGTTAGTGAAGTAATGCAGGGTGCAAACTTTTCAATAACTGTTCAATATGTGGAGGTACAATACGTAAACATCTAACTGGGATACTATCAACCCATCTGATTTTGAGAATAAACAGGACAACTTTAGTATATCTTTGAATGGAAGTGTGTCATATATACACAGGTGCaaaacaagtatttttaaatacttcattgtatttaaaaaaaacttatcttTATGACACCTCAGGAACAAAGAGTGCCCAACCTGCAGGAAGAAACTGGTCTCCCGACGTTCACTGCGCAGAGATTCAAACTTTGACGCGCTTATTTCAAAGATCTACCCGAGTCGTGACGAGTACGAGGCCCATCAGCGCACCGTCCTGGAGAGGCTCAACAGGCTGCACAACAAGGAGGCGCTGAGTTCCAGCATCGAGGAGGGGCTCCGCCAGCAGGCCCGCTACAGGTCCGAGAGGTGGGGGAGGAAAGGGAGGTCGTCAGGAGGGCACATGGCGAATGATCtcttctccccccccccccccccccccccccagatgaaaatgtttttagtatCACCAGACAGTTTATTCTACAGTAGTCATTCCCAGAACATCTTTGCTGACTTGGTGTAAATAGAGTAGTAAAGTTGCATATTAGTTTCTCTGTAATTGCAGGTTCTTGTTTTTTAGAGAACTCACTGCTTCTGCTTCAATTATAATAACATccaaaatcattatttttggcctttaaataaatatttgagagtttcagattttattctttcagATAAATGGCCTTCTTTTAGATGAAGAATGAGAAAGTCAAATGGTTTTGTCATATCAGGCCAAGTACATATTCAgatatttgtcttgttttcattaaatcttcaCTCATTCAGTCCAATTATAACGTTTTAGAGAGAAACTGCCAGTTGAATTTGTAATCTTTGATTGGGTTCATATTGATTATTCGGAATCATCATAGGCATCATGCATTTTATTCTGGTATTCATTGCTGAAAATATATTCTTGAAATATATATGTGAAGGCtgaatatatgaaaatatattcaacCTTCACATCAGCCTTCTGCTGCCCCCTTATGTTAATGCTTTGAACCAGCAAGTGGCACAATTTCAATCCAAAACGTTCAGTGCTGTTGTGTTGCGATAACAGGGAATCATTATGAGGGAAAACATCTTTATCAGTTTTAAACAACACtaactttaaaattttgttaatGTTTACCTGCTCCTTACAGGAATCACCGTGTGAAGAAGCCTACCCAAGAGAGTGACAACACCACTTTCAGCGGTGGTGAGGACAACGGTGACTCCCGCTCACACCTGTCCCATGACTCTGCCCCCTCGAACACGCCACACCCCAGGGGACAAACTCCCCCGGAGGCTGGACCGAGCCGCAAGCGGCAGCGTGCCTCAGACGACGGCTCGGGCCCCGAGGCGGACAGCGGGAGCCCAACTCCTCCCCTGAGGCGCCACAAGGAGGGGCCGGCCTCAGAGATCGAGTTGGTGTTCAGACCACACCCCCAGCTGGTCCATGGCAACGACTACAACCAGACCAGGTGAGATAATCTGATGTTGCATCCAAAGAGCACAGTGTGTGTTACCACGAATAGGCCTTtcaattttgctggacgataaatcatCCCAGATGTTTTTGCGATAAACGatagtattgttgttttgagaccattttcaagttatATAATGGTTATGGCATAATAATACATAAGcccattctcaaagatcaataaagtTTGATCtaaatacgtaaaaaaaaattgtccttcaaagaaagagctagttgagaccaaagcaccagactgaagagtttATCCAAATTTtggtagaaacagaaaaaaaaaaaaataaataaataaatgatgcaaatggaaatgattgagattgttttattttatcatgcaATGACAGACCTGGCTATGGATACATGCTTTTTAGAAATGATATCCAACaattctatttttaattgcatatcaatgtttttatttgcccCTTTCAGATTAACATTCTgtgataaacattttcttttctacaaaattCTGAAGAATATCAATTTATGACCAGCTTAATTGTTTGGCAATTGAATAGTAAACTATCTTAAAATATACTGCTGTTAATAGCTAtaaatagtaatagtaatacaACTGATCTTTCCCTCTTTTAACAGATATGTGAAGACAACAGCCAACGCCACTGTGGACCATCTGTCAAAGTACCTCGCGCTGCGCATCGCTCTCGAGGAACGACGGACTGATGGACCAACGGACAACAGAGGAAAAGAGGAGGGAGGAGCAGAGGGAGAAGGTGAAACTGGAGCAGCGTCAAGGAGTGGAGAAGGGACAAGTCTGAGCAACATCAGTGAGAAACAATACACCATCTACATAACAACAAGGGGAGGGCAGTTTTCAGTGagtaacatttcatttcatcttcaggataaaatgtttgtttctgcataAAGAAACTTTTGCGAGCCAGTCACCTATCTTTTTCCCCTCAGACTCTCAATGGTTCTCTGACACTAGAATTGGTCAACGAGAAATACTGGAAGGTCCGAAAGCCGCTGGAGCTTTATTACGCTCCCAccaaggagcagcagcagcctcaaGCAGCGCAGCAGCATCAGCCGCAGCAGAAATCCCCCCCACCGCAGGATGGATGAGGTCATAGTCCTGTTCTCTGTCAACTGCTACGAAAACACCCATTGTGTTTGCAATCTAGCATTAATTTTGGtttattctttgatttcttttgcGTATTTTTTACTTGAAACATTTGACGGCCGACCTGAATTGGAATTGATCATAAACAGAAAACCTGATGCAATCTGcagcattaaaagaaaaacatttaataaaattcacTCAAGTCAGCAGACTTTTCCTCCTTCAAGATTCGCCATTTTCTCATTCCttaatttttgataaaaattttTGTTGGCTAATGTGTTTCTCCAAAAATCTTTGTATCATGTACCattctttgttttggttattttacaATCATAGGACTCTTTAATTCCAGCTATTTTATGGTTCCTTGACTTGTTCTCAATATGTTGGTGCTTTAGATTTACTGTCATGATGGGCATTTGATAAGGCATAGGTCATCCCAAATAGTTTCAGAAAATGAATTGtcataagttgtttttcctctcctgctTAAGTTCTTTGTCTTGCAATCCTGATGAAGAGTAATTTATATAATGCTACTTTTAATAGATCATATGACTGAAGCTCCTACCAGCTCTTCATACTTATAAAACAGCTGTCATGTCATTACATGTTGTACTATTGTGGCAGTAATGACTAATTCACAGCTGTAACTTTTCAACATTGAGTGAACAAACTTTTGCAGCAACAGCTCTGAATATTAACATACATTGGGAGTGGGGAAATTGTAcattttgaagcttttctttAATATAGATATGTAGATTTATCCAACTGTATTTAGAATGCTCAAGTCTTACTTTGTCCTGAATAATTTTGCTGTAATATAACTGGAAATGGGCAGAATGATTTATTGCCGTGTTTTACAGCCtcttattttaacaatttttctgatatttctgtattttaactCTTTTCACCCCTTTGATTTGCTTTAGTTAATACCACAGTATGTTTCTACACTtgcttaaaagacaaaaaagccaTACATGTGCCTTCTTTATGAAGGCTGAACACGAGTTGAACAATTTCAACTCTGCTTATCGTTTCTTTGCACTTTATATTTCCTGCAGCCATAGCTTACCTACTTTCATGATATAATGGGCAAATTAAATGCAATATTATTCCTGTTACAAAAGTCACTCTTTCTGAACAATTGAGAATAAACTATTTAAACCAATTTCAGGATCAGTAtttgaatcaaaaacaaaaaaaaaagacaggataGGTAAATTTTGTGAAGTGTGGCGTTTTATTGAAACAAAGGGAAGCAGGGAGTTTACTTCTTCTTGGACACACCGACAGTGCGACCACGACGGCCGGTGGTCTTGGTGTGCTGACCGCGCACGCGCAGACTGTAGATAGAGAAAAGAGATGCAGGTAAagttaaaactaatttattttagttcataTGGAAACAAACTAAAGCAAcaaggacagtttttttttcccttggcAAATATTCTTTAAGAGCACTGTAACAATTTCACAGCAATACTTCAAAAGGTGAAATATATGTACAGAAAAATGTACTGTGGAATGGTGATTTTCACCAACTAATTAACTAATAAAGTTTATGCAGTAAATACAGTGCACCTTCCAATAGGAAATGCAAAGCTACACTGCCATATGTCTTTTACATGTGCCATTTTTTGTATGTAAAAGAGATGTCTTTTCCATTGTTATATAGACATGCTTGCCTTTCACACAGGGACCAATTTGCATTGGGAGATTTACACAATATGCAACAGAAAAACTTCACTTTTAAAGAGAAGGACAATACTTTAGAAGGCTAATCAGATTAACATGATAGCAAAACTAAATTTAATGgctttttaaatagattttattcagTAGAACATAGACAGGGACGAGGAGAGAGAATGGCCTGAGACCAGGAATCTAACCCTGGACAACCACGTCGAAGATAACATCTCCACATGGTGCATGTGGTCTTTAAAAACTGAGTCACCAAGGACCAGCCTGCTCTTCTTTTCAGCcaatttatttagttaatttatttagctaGGCGTAGTGCAAAGTGTTCAGTATAGAAACCAAAATCATTCAATAGGAATTCAAGTGTCCCCAGGACAGGCTCTCTCTGCACCACTCATCTGTTCACCTTCCTGTATTTGAACAATCTTGAGCTGAACCAGTCTGCCACAGTCTGTGTAGGGCCTCGACACTTTGAGTTGCAATATTGTTCTCAATCTTAGCTTTATCCCAGTATTACGAATGAATCGACTAAAAATGGCAAGATTGGTGTGAGAACAGAGCAGCTCCTGGTGAACAAGATGTTGATGTTTGTTCTTGGACAAACGCTCTTAATTCTTACCCCCAGAAGTGTCTGAGACCACGATGAGCCCTGATCTTCTTCAGTCTCTCCAAATCTTCTCTCAGCTTGTTGTCCAAACCGTTGGCGAGGACCTAGAGATGCACATAAAAGTGATCCGTGATTAATtgaggaaacatttaaaaaaactttacaacatTTCAGGCTATAGTGTCTCACTGGGTCCAAAAGGATTTATAATACTGTTGACCACTTACTTGGCTGTATTTGCCATCCTTGACGTCCTTTTGCCTGTTAAGGAACCAGTCTGGGATTTTGTACTGACGAGGGTTCTGCATGATAGTCACTACCCGCTCAacctataaaaaaataatatatatatatatgtacacacacacacacacatatatatagcGTCATTAGGACTAATAGTTGGTAGCAAATAAGAGATAGCTTGAATTCTACCAGAAAAAGGTCAGCCTATTTGCCTAGAtgtaagtttatttatttttaatcatgaaTCTGATGTggatcaaatgtttattttaccaaCACATGGCTTCAATGTTTGTCTAGATAGTCTTTCAATAACCACCACAAAAAAAGTGCTCAGGCAAGTGAACGAAAgatatttagcttttaaattatttttattcttttgaggAATATATGCTAGTTAAGATAGAACCTAATGTTTTGAAATCAGATTATGAACCACGGTGTTcactttttattcctttataaCAGATAAGATGCTACTCATGTGAAGAGGATTATCTCATCTAAAAGGCTGagatgtttaatattttgacTATCTCACAAAGAACTCAGTTACTGGAAGGGCAAAGATCAATGGCAACCACATTTCAACCTTACTGAAGCTTCTGTTCATAAAGCAGGTTGTGGTTATACTGTCTAAAGAACCTCCATATGGCATCTATGGGGATGCTTGGACTGAGTAGTTTGAgaaaatttattgaaataaccaACTATTAAAATGCATACACAATAACTGCAAAGCAGGAACAAACACATGGTCaagaccaaaacacaaaatggaaaacaaaaacattcactgTTGACATTGGCAGGGCAACTACATCTTTACAGCAAATTTGAACTATATACATTGAAGTTTTCAAGACAACAATCattcttatttaatttagtaatcTGTCCAAAAAAAGATTTCTAGCCAGACTTGGAACtaataatttttagtttttagcaGCAATGCTTACCTCCTCCTCAGTGAGCTCTCCAGCCCTCTTGCTGAGGTCAATGTCAGCTTTCCTTAGGACGACATGAGCGTAGCGTCTGCCTACACCCTTAAATCAGACAAACAGTAATTTAGTATTACTCTTATGGAAACAATCAGAAGAGACCAAGTGCAGCAAGCTCAAAATGTAAGTTCAAATGTAGCACAAAGTGtcaactattttaaaaagatacatttttttcaaatataccTTGATGGCTGTAATGGCGAAGGCGATCTTCCTCCTACCATCAATGTTCGTGTTGAGAACACGAAGAATGTGCTGGAACTTCTCAGGGATGACCAAAGACTGAAATCATAACCATAACAGGAAAAACATCACTAAAAGAAAAGAGATGACCAGAGGCTGAATCCTAGCAACAGAACTACCTTAAGACCACAGCATTGCAAAATACAAGATACAATCAACtgataaatgtttaacttgttcaatcaaactaaatgcaaaaatgcaaatCTTAATACAAACAACAGGCTTCCATTTGTAGTGCTCTTGTTAATGCTAACAAAGTAGCTAGCTCAGCGATTGAAGCCCCGAGCAAAACTGTATGGGCGATATAAATATGATTGGACCTCAAACGTAGCAATGTAACGCAAGTTATCACTGCTTTACCTGGCACGTAAAACGTGTTTTAGCGAAATTAACAATGAAAATTGTAGGTATTAATTAATCCACTGGCGCTTCTTAGCTTGTGACTCCTCACAGCTAACCAGCGTTGATAAGATAGGGTACcatatttcaaatataatgTCTCATATTTAAACGATTTCAAGTTATTTCATCACCACAACATGTATAGTACTTAATGGGGACGAATAAACCACAGATAAAGTAGATATAAGCTCGATGATTGTAGATTTTAAAAGCATACTAGATCGGTCGAAAACCAACTTACCATCTTGGAAGCAGGTTCCGTGCAAAGAGGAAGACGCTATTATCTCGCGAGACTTTGGCTGAGTTTTTGACAGGAAATTGGTCCTCCGTTTTTAGTGGGTCCGATGAGATTTTACGCATCTTAAAGCCAATTTacgtaaaaataaattatatacatGTTACAGTTATTTTATctgtataaaaataatttcaccatTCTGAAGCCATATACCTTACTaggtttataaaaatgttaaatgcttTTTCATGGCTGATACCTGGAAGCGGAACCAATGCATTGgttgcatttgtgtttttgttttcctttctatCCTCTACGTTAGCATAAATTCGCCGCAATGGCGGAGGGAGTACCTGCTGGTATTATTGAAGCCGACGTAAACATAACTGGAAACCAAACACAAATCGCCATGGCGTATCTACAGGACGAGGTGACAGTTTATTTAGTTGACTCGATAGCCTTTTTAGAGGGAACACAGTTAAATATTCAGAATAGCTTTGGACAATAATAGCACCTGCTAGCATTTCCCTAACAGGCTTCAAACTGTCTAGTCAAACTGTGGAGCACCTAGTTTGATGATAAAACCAAGATATTAAATGCTAACTATCAATCAGTTGTTGACCGACAACTTGATTAATTACCATGTTGATTGCAAACAACGAAAACCTAACTAGAGCAGACAATTGAGGGTGTTTTCAAGTCAGGTGAGATTTTCACTGTGATAAACATTTGGTGGTATCTGCTATACTTTGAATACCTCGCACTACACAAGTACTTGTTTCACTAAATGAGATGAAACCCTTAGAGATTCTTTTCTGAAATAGctatatctttatttttctctagaAAACTGATGGAGACATCACTAACCTTAACTTGGGAGAACTGGACCTGACCACTGATGAGTTCATCTTGGACGAAGTGGACAGTAAGACTGTGGTTCATTACTATATTGCTCCAATCTTTTTTTAGTTCACAAGGGATAAACATTTGTTATTGTATGTTCATATTTAAGCACCTTTTCATTCTGAAATAAGTTCACAGTCCCAAAATGAActagttttgttcatttatcgTTTTCCTTATGAAACAGTGTTTAGTAATGCAGCTTTCATACATAATTGGTCTGTAAACATATGATCTCATCACTAAACATTTGCAACTTGGTCTCTGCGATCTTAAGTTCTGtttcattcttcttctttgctaacagaaactgtattttattttatctgaactCTTAAAGTCTCTCATTggcatgttttcatattttagctGTTGCTATacacttatttaaaaattttcagTCAAGTTCGGAGGAGGAGTTTTTGTCTTGGAAAGTCTTTTTGATCTcagatttctacaaaatatttcttaattattatatctttcctcctgcagctcatATTCAGGCAAACTTGGAAGATGATCTTGTGAAAGAAGCTCTTAAAACGGTAAAGGCATCATAACACATTTGTATCAAATATAcaacttaaatgtttaaactgaCCTGGCTATTAATCCTCCTCATTTCTCCACTGTAGAGATTTAAATGGCCAAAGGATAACACCTGTTTCTGTTACTGTGACAATTACTTacttctttattatttctgaattttatattttgaataaagtGTACACTCAAGAAAGAAGGCATTCATTATTGTGTCTCAGTCACTTTCACTTTGCTGTTGCATTACCTGGTCCAGTATGTATTCTTTTTCACAAACCAGAAGCACAAGATATCTGGTGTAACTACACTGTTCATTTGTAGTTTCTGGCCTCTGTGCAGTATATTGTTGTAcacaaatgtaatttgttttaattcaaactgCTAAATGAACATGTTCTCTAATGTCCTGAATCATCTCAGATTGCTAATCAGCCAGAATGCACCTGGTCTGAAAAACCCTCTAGAAATG from Xiphophorus couchianus chromosome 13, X_couchianus-1.0, whole genome shotgun sequence harbors:
- the LOC114155364 gene encoding E3 ubiquitin-protein ligase RING2-A-like isoform X1, which translates into the protein MAAPVNIQTPSKTWELSLYELHRSPQEAIVDGTEVAVSPRSLHSELMCPICLDMLKNTMTTKECLHRFCSDCIVTALRSGNKECPTCRKKLVSRRSLRRDSNFDALISKIYPSRDEYEAHQRTVLERLNRLHNKEALSSSIEEGLRQQARYRSERNHRVKKPTQESDNTTFSGGEDNGDSRSHLSHDSAPSNTPHPRGQTPPEAGPSRKRQRASDDGSGPEADSGSPTPPLRRHKEGPASEIELVFRPHPQLVHGNDYNQTRYVKTTANATVDHLSKYLALRIALEERRTDGPTDNRGKEEGGAEGEGETGAASRSGEGTSLSNISEKQYTIYITTRGGQFSTLNGSLTLELVNEKYWKVRKPLELYYAPTKEQQQPQAAQQHQPQQKSPPPQDG
- the LOC114155364 gene encoding E3 ubiquitin-protein ligase RING2-A-like isoform X2, yielding MAAPVNIQTPSKTWELSLYELHRSPQEAIVDGTEVAVSPRSLHSELMCPICLDMLKNTMTTKECLHRFCSDCIVTALRSGNKECPTCRKKLVSRRSLRRDSNFDALISKIYPSRDEYEAHQRTVLERLNRLHNKEALSSSIEEGLRQQARYRNHRVKKPTQESDNTTFSGGEDNGDSRSHLSHDSAPSNTPHPRGQTPPEAGPSRKRQRASDDGSGPEADSGSPTPPLRRHKEGPASEIELVFRPHPQLVHGNDYNQTRYVKTTANATVDHLSKYLALRIALEERRTDGPTDNRGKEEGGAEGEGETGAASRSGEGTSLSNISEKQYTIYITTRGGQFSTLNGSLTLELVNEKYWKVRKPLELYYAPTKEQQQPQAAQQHQPQQKSPPPQDG
- the rps18 gene encoding small ribosomal subunit protein uS13, coding for MSLVIPEKFQHILRVLNTNIDGRRKIAFAITAIKGVGRRYAHVVLRKADIDLSKRAGELTEEEVERVVTIMQNPRQYKIPDWFLNRQKDVKDGKYSQVLANGLDNKLREDLERLKKIRAHRGLRHFWGLRVRGQHTKTTGRRGRTVGVSKKK